AATCATTAAAAGAAAAAAAGCAACTTATTATGGTATTGGAATGACTTTAGAAAGCATAACACACGCTATTATCAATAATGAAAATAGAATTATACCAATATCTGTTTATAATGATGGTGTATATGATATTGATCCTGACTTGTATATTGGTTTACCTGCAGTTTTAAATAGTGCAGGTGTTCATCACATTGTCAAATTGAAATTAAACGAAAAAGAACAAGTTCAGTTAAAAGAATCAGCTAAAATACTTAAAGATATTTTAGATCAAATGGAATTCTAAAAAATATGCATGATTATATCATGCATTTTTTATTTTAATTTAATATTTATAAATAGGTATTGCATTACGTATACTACTGTGTTATGATTAATACATAAGGAGGTTATTATGAATGCACAATTTAAAAGAGGTATTGTAGAATTATGTGTTTTATCAATACTTGTTGAAAAAGATAATTATGGATATGAGATTATCAATCAATTATCAGAGCACATTGATGTAAGCGAAAATGCAATCTATCCTATATTAAGAAGACTTACAAAAGAAGGCTATTTTGAAACATATTTAAAAGAATCGAATGAAGGTGCACCTAGAAAATATTACAAGATGTCTGAAAAAGGTTTTGTATACTATATCAAATTAAGAGAACAATGGGATCAATTCATTGGTGGTGTGTACCACATTATTAATAAAGGAGGAAAAAAATATGAAGAAATTTTTAGAAGATTTAAAGAAAGAACTTGAATTAAAAGGCATGAGTAAAAAAGAAATTGAAGATATTATAAATGATCATGAAGAAATGATTAGTCAGGCTATTGACGATGGTGTTAGTGAAGAGGATTTGAACTCTAGATTTGGCTCACCAAAAGTCTTAGCAGATGAATTAGCGTTTGATGAAAAATCTGAACCTAATGAAAAAGAAGCTAAAAAAACATTAGCTAAAAAAATGAGTTTTAAGCTTAATGGTAAACCTATTGACATAGTTATAGATCTTGTAGTTGATGATGTATCTATCGAACTTTCAGATGATCAAGAAATCCATGTCTTAAGCAAAAAGGAAATTAAAGAAGATAAATATGAAGTTTCATTTAATGATAATGAATTGCGTATAGTTGCAAAAAATAAAAA
The sequence above is drawn from the Mariniplasma anaerobium genome and encodes:
- a CDS encoding PadR family transcriptional regulator, with the translated sequence MNAQFKRGIVELCVLSILVEKDNYGYEIINQLSEHIDVSENAIYPILRRLTKEGYFETYLKESNEGAPRKYYKMSEKGFVYYIKLREQWDQFIGGVYHIINKGGKKYEEIFRRFKERT